Proteins encoded in a region of the Populus nigra chromosome 3, ddPopNigr1.1, whole genome shotgun sequence genome:
- the LOC133689532 gene encoding serine/threonine-protein kinase Nek6-like — translation MEADAAEVKSKMEDYEVIEQIGRGAFGSAFLVLHKTEKKKYVLKKIRLAKQTEKFKRTAHQEMNLIAKLNNPYIVEYKDSWVDKGNCVCIVTGYCEGGDMAAIIKKARGIFFPEEKLCKWLAQLLLAVDYLHSNRVLHRDLKCSNIFLTKENDIRLGDFGLAKLLNTEDLASSVVGTPNYMCPELLADIPYGYKSDIWSLGCCMFEIAAHQPAFRAPDMAGLINKINRSCISPLPIVYSSSLKQIIKSMLRKNPEHRPTAAELLRHPHLQPHLLRCRNASSVFLPIYPINNSKEKTRRKSLPAKLSVGKDYRDKDVGASKQPEYEYPFERNVEAQRSNLPQNDKPTSMSSTEYSLENKTVDPTSCSVEVSDGPKDSSTDSETSVCNGEKQADCSSPPQKDGTEIESTSESIPNSQHEADCSSPPQKDGTEIESTSESIPNSQHEADCSSPPQKDGTEIESTSESIPNSQHEEEEPSALRFQDLQEVDVKIVTSKDQATFCSGQFPEEVQTDGKGDTVDETRKLEMPSLSCANHDAASDDKSPPSTVNEPYAEALQKPESPDVYTESTHIEYLSSESNDVLPCKVEIQAKPENNNCSMDTEKDDIHAMTNAQLLSTLAALTGDEAKSEWENPSQQRADALESLLELCARLLKQEKIDELAGVLKPFGEEMVSSRETAIWLTKSLMSQQKLNEGT, via the exons ATGGAGGCAGATGCTGCTGAAGTGAAGTCAAAGATGGAAGATTATGAAGTTATTGAGCAGATTGGAAGAGGAGCTTTTGGTTCtgcttttcttgttcttcataaaactgaaaaaaagaa GTATGTGTTGAAGAAGATTCGGTTGGCCAAGCAGACAGAGAAGTTTAAGCGCACAGCTCATCAGGAG ATGAACTTGATTGCGAAGCTAAATAACCCTTACATTGTGGAGTACAAGGATTCTTGGGTAGACAAG GGAAACTGTGTATGCATAGTAACAGGCTACTGTGAAGGAGGAGACAT GGCTGCAATTATAAAGAAGGCCAGAGGAATATTTTTCCCAGAGGAG AAACTCTGCAAGTGGTTGGCTCAATTGTTGCTAGCTGTGGACTACTTGCATTCTAACCGTGTCCTTCACAGAGATCTAAAG TGTTCCAACATATTCCTTACAAAGGAAAATGACATTCGCCTTG GTGACTTTGGACTTGCAAAGCTTCTCAACACAGAAGACCTTGCTTCTTCG GTAGTTGGCACCCCTAATTACATGTGTCCCGAGCTCCTAGCAGATATACCTTATGGCTACAAATCAGACATATGGTCACTTG GATGCTGTATGTTCGAAATTGCAGCACATCAACCAGCATTTAGAGCTCCT GATATGGCTGGacttatcaacaaaataaacagaTCCTGCATTTCTCCTCTTCCAATTGTGTATTCCTCCTCGCT GAAACAAATTATTAAGAGCATGCTGAGGAAGAACCCAGAACACAGACCAACA GCTGCAGAATTATTGAGGCATCCACATTTGCAACCACATCTCCTCCGTTGCCGCAATGCATCTTCAGTTTTTCTTCCAATATATCCCATAAACAACTCAAAGGAGAAAACCAGAAGAAAATCATTGCCTGCCAAACTCAGTGTTGGCAAAGACTACAGAGACAAGGACGTTGGTGCATCAAAGCAGCCAGAATACGAATATCCATTTGAGAGAAATGTTGAAGCACAACGAAGCAATTTACCTCAGAATGACAAGCCAACATCAATGTCTAGCACAGAATACAGCCTGGAAAACAAGACGGTTGATCCTACAAGCTGTTCAGTGGAAGTATCTGATGGTCCTAAAGACAGCTCCACTGATTCTGAAACAAGTGTTTGCAATGGAGAGAAGCAAGCAGATTGTAGCAGTCCACCTCAAAAGGATGGCACTGAAATTGAGTCTACCTCAGAGAGCATCCCAAATTCTCAGCATGAAGCAGATTGTAGCAGTCCACCTCAAAAGGATGGCACTGAAATTGAGTCTACCTCAGAGAGCATCCCAAATTCTCAGCATGAAGCAGATTGTAGCAGTCCACCTCAAAAGGATGGCACTGAAATTGAGTCTACCTCAGAGAGCATCCCTAATTCTCagcatgaagaagaagaacccaGTGCTCTGCGTTTTCAAGATTTGCAAGAGGTTGATGTCAAAATTGTGACCTCAAAGGATCAAGCAACATTTTGCAGCGGACAATTTCCTGAAGAAGTTCAAACAGATGGGAAGGGTGATACAGTAGATGAAACCAGGAAACTGGAAATGCCTAGCCTGAGTTGTGCCAATCATGATGCCGCCTCTGATGATAAAAGCCCACCATCAACTGTAAATGAACCTTATGCAGAGGCCTTACAGAAACCAGAAAGTCCTGATGTGTATACAGAAAGTACTCATATAGAGTACTTGTCATCTGAAAGTAATGATGTACTTCCATGTAAAGTTGAAATACAAGCAAAACCAGAAAACAACAATTGCTCCATGGACACAGAGAAAGATGATATCCATGCGATGACTAATGCACAATTGCTGAGCACACTTGCTGCACTAACAGGCGATGAAGCCAAGAGCGAGTGGGAGAATCCAAGTCAACAAAGAGCTGATGCTCTAGAGTCTTTGCTAGAGCTATGTGCACGGCTACTTAAACAGGAAAAGATCGATGAGCTTGCTGGTGTGCTAAAGCCATTTGGAGAAGAAATGGTCTCATCCAGAGAAACAGCAATCTGGTTGACAAAAAGCCTCATGTCTCAGCAAAAACTTAATGAAGGGACCTGA
- the LOC133689014 gene encoding chaperone protein dnaJ 6-like, giving the protein MGRKGKKTRVSRQEEEEIESVVDEEMESEVEEEEQQEHMTQSSANEKSLYEVLGVEKAASQQEIKKAYYKLALRLHPDKNPGDEDAKEKFQLLQKVISILGDEEKRAVYDQTGCVDDADLAGDVVQNLKDFFRTFYKKVTEADIEEFEANYRGSDSEKKDLIDLYKEWQGNMSRLFCSMLCSDPKLDSHRFKDILDEAISAGEVKRTKAYQKWAKRISETKPPTNPLKRREKSKKEPEADLFAIISERQSKRKNQVTSFLSSLESKYGGSNASSEPTEEEFEAIQKKMESRRKGSKKSNQK; this is encoded by the exons ATGGGAAGGAAAGGGAAGAAAACTAGGGTTTCTCgtcaggaagaagaagaaattgaatccGTAGTAGATGAAGAGATGGAATCCGAAGTAGAAGAAGAGGAACAGCAAGAACATATGACTCAATCCTCTGCAAACGAGAAGAGTCTCTACGAG GTTCTTGGTGTTGAGAAGGCAGCATCTCAGCAGGAAATAAAGAAAGCGTACTATAAGTTGGCCTTGAGACTCCATCCTGATAAAAATCCTGGTGATGAG GATGCCAAGGAGAAATTTCAGCTATTGCAAAAGGTGATATCAATTCTTGGTGATGAGGAAAAAAGGGCAGTCTATGACCAGACTGGCTGTGTTGATGATGCT GATCTTGCAGGGGATGTTGTTCAGAATTTGAAGGATTTTTTCAGAACTTTTTACAAAAAG GTCACTGAAGCTGATATTGAAGAGTTTGAAGCAAATTATAGAGGATCTGATTCAGAGAAAAAGGATTTGATTGACCTCTATAAGGAGTGGCAGGGTAACATGAGCAG GCTCTTCTGCTCAATGCTTTGCTCTGATCCCAAGCTTGATTCACACCGATTCAAGGACATTCTGGATGAGGCAATATCTGCAG GGGAAGTGAAGAGAACCAAAGCTTACCAGAAATGGGCAAAACGAATATCTGAAACAAAACCGCCCACCAACCCTTTAAAAAGGAGGGAGAA GTCCAAAAAGGAGCCAGAAGCAGATCTATTTGCAATCATATCTGAGCGCCAGAGTAAGAGGAAGAACCAGGTGACTTCCTTTCTCTCGTCCCTGGAGTCCAAATATGGCGGGAGCAATGCAAGTTCAGAACCTACTGAAGAAGAATTTGAAGCAATACAGAAGAAAATGGAAAGCCGCCGTAAGGGCTCCAAGAAGTCGAATCAAAAGTAA